CTGAAAATTAACGCCTGAATAACCACCATCAACTAAGACATTTTGAACCTGGCGTAAATGCATGGCATGTAAAGCGATCATTGCACTGGCCCCGTCTCGATCAGAGACGTTCGCTCGCGTCATGTGAATGGCCTGCGGAAAGCCATTGATATCAACTGCCAGATGGCGCTTAATCCCCGAGATTTTCTTACCAGCGTCGTAACCTTTGTTTTCAGCAGTAGCGGTGTTTTTGACGCTCTGAGCGTCAACGATAATAAAGGAAGTTAAAGCTGAACGTCCTTGGTAAGTTCGCCGAGCAATGACAATTTTTTTAAAACTTGTTCCAATAAAGAATTAGCCGTAGGCTCAGCTTTAGTTGACCAAATTTTGTAATAGTTGTAAACTGACCGCCATTCTGGGAAATCACCGGGGACTTGACGCCATTGGCAACTGGTTTTCAAGACATATAGGACCGCACAGAAGACCTCGTAGAGGTCATATTTTCGAGGCTTAGTTCGCTTACGAAAATTTTCTAAAGCTGGTCGAATTAATTCAAATTGTTGCCGAGTAATATTGCTGAGATAATTTTTCATAGCTTAAACTCGCTTTTTACATAGAAGTATATCAAAAATCATAGATCTTGGACAGCTTCTTAGAATTGCGATCATTACCAGCTAAACTCCTCATAGTATACTCGTTCCTCATTGATCCCATTATTCAGCAATTGTTTTTGCCAACTCTGCCCCAGCGCTAGCGGGCCTGACAACAGATAGGTTACATTGGGTCGAATAAGGTCACGCGGTACACTGCGGAAAAACCGCCCTTGCTGAATGTGCACGGTTAAATTGTTTCGTTGTGCTGCCAAGGTTTCAATTTCCTGTTGGTAGATCAACCCTGCCTTGCTATGGGCGGAATAATACAGAGTGATACGGCGGTTTGGCAGCCCACGCATTAATGAAATCATTGGAACTATACCGCTACCGCCCGTAACTAGAACCAACTCGTCATCAGGATGTTGTTTTATGATGGGGTTAAACCGACCATAACCGCCATCGATCAAAACCTTTGACCCTACCTTGGCGTGTTGAACGGCTCGGGAAAAGTCACCGTCTCCGCGAATTGCCAGCGTAATGGTTCCGTCTACTACGCTGTTCAAAATGGAAAATGGATGCAATTCTTTCAGGTGGTCAATGTTAGGAAAATTAATAAATACGTAGTCACCAGGATACAATTTCAGTGCATGATGCGACTTGAATTGAATCGTCAGCTCATAGAAGTTAGCTGCAATGGGTTGAATGGCTGTGAGTTTTCCTTGGGCTAAGCCGTATCGACTGCGCAACTTTTGTAGTAGGTAGGCACCCGTCACAAAAATGGTGTAGCCATTAAACAACCAAATATAAATGGTCATATTAGTGATATAGCTGATCAGTTGAACGTGGATGAAAACGAGAAGCACTGCAATCAAATTTAGCCTGTGAATCCATACGGATAACTCATGTTTAAACAAGATTTCCAATTGTTTTTTCAACCATAGCAACGGCTTGAACCGACTTGTTAGCCAGCCGGCCATAAATACCAAAGAATAAACCAGTAATCCCCAAAAGAGGTCAAATGCCCAGTTGCCAGTGGTTTTAATCCATCCATATGAACTTGTGCCTTCCTTGTGTAAGTAAGCTAATGCAATCGCAAGCATGCTGAGAACACCGTGGATAAAATAGATGCTGGGTAGGCCAATTAGTCTGTCAAGCCATTTCGGTTTGGTTGCCAAATATACCGCCAGTAGCATCCATACATAAGCGATCGATCCTATTTGAATTGCAAGGGACGTGCTGGTGTATAGACTGGGCAGTTCTACTGCCATGGCTTGAACCAGTGGCAGTGGAATAACAAAGAGGATCACGCCCCAAGTCAGAATTTGCCATACGGTCATTTTTTTCATGACTGGTCACCGTCAATCATGATCAATTTGTGAGCTGCTGTGAGCAAAATAGCGTTCAACTTGTGCGTTTCAGCAAAGGTTTGAAACGGTATTTGGCCCATGGAAATTGCGGTTGTGGCCAACATGTCGGCATCAATTAAGTTTGTGGCAATGATCGTGGCTTGGGTCAGGGTATTTGCCGAATCAAGCCGGCGAATATGGTCGCCCCTTTTTGACGATCCCGAAGTGGCCACCGCGCCATTGGCGATCTTGATCTCCCGAAGCATTTGGCCAGTATCTTCTGGGTCTTCGATACCAATCGGCCATTCGTACCCGCTGTCAACCAGCGCGCCAACCCGAATATCACCGGCACCGTTTAGGGCCACCGCGATGGCTCCGGTATTAAGCAACGGTTTTAGGTAAGTTTGAAATGCTCTTTCGATGGCCCACCCTTTTACGATGCCGGTGGGGTCGTATTGACCACTAAAGTTTGCGGTAAAAGCCCCGCTTGTCATTTCTTCCGCGATGACTGTCAAAGCAAAAACTTCCTGAAATTCAGCGTTAAAGTTAGTAACGGCGAGTGAATGACGTTGGTATTGGGTAACTAGCGAATCTGAGCGAAATGGTGAAAATAGATGGTCCACATGATCGAGATATGTTTGAATAAGAGTAACTGTTGTATGCCAACGTGATTCTGATAAGCTGTCGGGTTCACTAACAATCATAATGGTAAATGGCATTGTCATGGATTCAATTGTCTGCTGGTAAGTTTTCATTGGTCATTCGCCGCCTTTTTCAATGCGTTTTTCAGGGATCCGGTGAAGCCCTTGTATGTTTCACTGGCACCGGAAACCAACTTAATATTGGCACTCTGCGCAGTAATTGCTTCAGACTTATACGTCGGCAATGCCTGACTGCTGATCTGCTTATCGCGACGATTAACGTTTGGATATTTCAGAACAGTAACCTTAGTCAATTTGCCATTGGTCACAACCGCTTGGACCTGCACGTTGCCCCACTGAGTACTGACAGTTGAGCCAGTATACGTGCCATCCTTGTATTTTCTGGTTGAAGTCTTGCTGGTAGAGTTGGGACTGGACGATGTGGTCGTTGTACTCGATTGAGACGTCCTTTGAGCATCAGAACTAAGCTTTCCTCTAATAAATAAAAAGTAGTTATCGATGATGATGGCTGTCACAATCGCGAAGGTCAAGATCCCCACAACAAATTTTTTCATTGTATTCACCTCTAGATATAATTATATCTAAATATAATATATGAAATTTTTGCATATAATATATGAAATTTTGCCGGTTGTTCCTTAAATTTAGCTTAAAGCAATTTTTTACTGAAACTTGAAAGAGGCTGGGACATAAGTCCCGCCGATAAATAAACTGAGACGGATTTTGGTTCTATAATATTTGGTACTGATAGAAATTTTTCTATCCTAAGTACCAATTTTTATTTTATGCCTTGAATTTACACTTTAATTTTTACCAAAAATGCCACCAACTCTTATTGGGTTTATTTTTATGCATTCTTTTTTGTTTTTCACTATTCGACAAGGCATCGTCCTTGTCGTTTGATTGTTGCTGCTGATCTATCAATTTTGTTAGATGATCTATTTGGCGGTCTTTGCTACTTATTTGTTGGTCTTTGGCAGCAAGCTGTTTGTCACGTTGAGACTTTAAATCTTCTACTTCTCGTCTTAGAACCGACGATTCCCGTCAATATGACGGCTTATCTTAATGGTCTCAAACGGCGGTATTTCGCCTTACAAAAAGGCCACCCGGAGCAACAGTTCAAAATCCAGCTCATAGCCAGTTACTTGGATCACTTTACTAAAGTCCAAGAATCCAAAAACATGACGACTAAGCAACATCTGCTAATCGTTAAGGTGCCAATTAAGGACAAAAGTGTTAAGAGCTTAAACATAGCGGTCACTCATTTAGACGAAAAGATCGAACAGGTTAAACGGGATATTGAAAATGCGTTAACGGACTTTGATGTGACGGCCAAAGTGTTGACTAGTCAAGAAGTCCAAGAGATTTTAAAGAACTTGATCAATTTTAATGGATAGGAGGCAACAGTATGAGTTTTGGTGATAAGGTCATTGATTTATTTATGCCAACTAAAAAAGAAAGACATCAAGGCAACCGCGGGTCGATTCAAATCGCCGGGCCGGTGAATGTGCTGACTGGCTTCACCGAGGGACTGAATGACGGGACCAAGGAAACCGTTGATGTCAAAGTTGACCGGCACCGCATGTACGAAGAGTTCGTCGCGTTCGAAGCGAAAATTAGTTTGCTGAAGCCGTAATTGAGCACGATGACGACGACCTGGTCGATCAGCTTCACAATCAGCGGCGAACCGTGCATTAAGGTGAGGCCGATGAACAAAATCGCCGTGTCCGCCAGCAGTGACGCGCCGCGCAAGGTGAGTCAGGCCGAAGAACAGCACCACATTAATGCCGGTGGTGAAGCCCCCAACAATCAGGTAGCGCAAGGCTGTACCGTGTTTGCTGTAAAGGGTAGTGATTGGTTTTTCCATAAAAAGGCTCCTTTCTCAGCGCTGCATGCAGGTATAAATCAACGAGGCGGTGGGCTGTGATTGGCCGTTCACCGTTAGCGGGTGAGCAGCGAGCTGATAATGGTAGGTGTGGGTCACATCGACCTGCTGGCCGCGGGTGGTGAGGTTTTGAACGGTAATCCGATATTGCCCAGCGGCGAGCTGGTGGTGCAGGCGGGCCACACTGCCAGCCATCGTTAACCGATAATGTTGCCCGGTGGCAAGGTTAGTGAGGGTGACTTGCACCTGACTACCAGCATGAATCTGAACGGAAAAATAGTTCGCTGGCGCGTTCACATCGACCACCTCTGCCAGCACGGTGCCTGGCGTCACGGCCTTGGGCTTGGCGTGATACTGCACGGATAGCTGACTGCGCTGGGCGGCAATCACTTGCTTTTGTGGCAGCTGAGCGCCAAGCACACCAGCGGCCCCAAAGACGACGAGTAAAGCAGTGGCGCCATTGAGGAGGCTAGCTTGGTTCGCCCAGCGGGGACGCGACTGGCTGGCCTGACGCGGGATGGCCGCCAAAGCCACCCAGAGCAGCGGCAAAATGGCTTGACCATAGCGCGGTTCAACTTCCCACAGTAGGGTGTGGAAAGCCAGGTAGCCAAGGGCAGTGG
Above is a window of Lactiplantibacillus paraplantarum DNA encoding:
- a CDS encoding IS5 family transposase (programmed frameshift) gives rise to the protein MKNYLSNITRQQFELIRPALENFRKRTKPRKYDLYEVFCAVLYVLKTSCQWRQVPGDFPEWRSVYNYYKIWSTKAEPTANSLLEQVFKKIVIARRTYQGRSALTSFIIVDAQSVKNTATAENKGYDAGKKISGIKRHLAVDINGFPQAIHMTRANVSDRDGASAMIALHAMHLRQVQNVLVDGGYSGVNFQLDVASNLNATVQVAKRNELHRFEVMPQRWVVERSFSWLENCRRLWKNCERQLTTSLQMVVLAFLALLLKRF
- a CDS encoding FAD-binding oxidoreductase — translated: MKKMTVWQILTWGVILFVIPLPLVQAMAVELPSLYTSTSLAIQIGSIAYVWMLLAVYLATKPKWLDRLIGLPSIYFIHGVLSMLAIALAYLHKEGTSSYGWIKTTGNWAFDLFWGLLVYSLVFMAGWLTSRFKPLLWLKKQLEILFKHELSVWIHRLNLIAVLLVFIHVQLISYITNMTIYIWLFNGYTIFVTGAYLLQKLRSRYGLAQGKLTAIQPIAANFYELTIQFKSHHALKLYPGDYVFINFPNIDHLKELHPFSILNSVVDGTITLAIRGDGDFSRAVQHAKVGSKVLIDGGYGRFNPIIKQHPDDELVLVTGGSGIVPMISLMRGLPNRRITLYYSAHSKAGLIYQQEIETLAAQRNNLTVHIQQGRFFRSVPRDLIRPNVTYLLSGPLALGQSWQKQLLNNGINEERVYYEEFSW
- a CDS encoding FAD:protein FMN transferase; translation: MKTYQQTIESMTMPFTIMIVSEPDSLSESRWHTTVTLIQTYLDHVDHLFSPFRSDSLVTQYQRHSLAVTNFNAEFQEVFALTVIAEEMTSGAFTANFSGQYDPTGIVKGWAIERAFQTYLKPLLNTGAIAVALNGAGDIRVGALVDSGYEWPIGIEDPEDTGQMLREIKIANGAVATSGSSKRGDHIRRLDSANTLTQATIIATNLIDADMLATTAISMGQIPFQTFAETHKLNAILLTAAHKLIMIDGDQS
- a CDS encoding FMN-binding protein, which produces MKKFVVGILTFAIVTAIIIDNYFLFIRGKLSSDAQRTSQSSTTTTSSSPNSTSKTSTRKYKDGTYTGSTVSTQWGNVQVQAVVTNGKLTKVTVLKYPNVNRRDKQISSQALPTYKSEAITAQSANIKLVSGASETYKGFTGSLKNALKKAANDQ